The following is a genomic window from Candidatus Vondammii sp. HM_W22.
GTAATTATGTTTCTTGCGTCATAGCTGAGTTTCATAGGTAATCAAGCAAAGATTAAGAAACTGACCCAGGTCAATGAGCCCGATGAGCCGGGCATTTAGCGTCTACCAACGACACAAATTAAAGTCTCTCTATGGAGCAGAATATCATGGCCAAAGAAAATCGCCCTGTACCTGATCTGTGCAATTTTTCTTACTCTAGGGACAAGCGAGACCGTCTCCGCAGAGAAGAACATGAGCATTGCGGAAGCCATAATAAGTAGGGACGGCAACGCATTCTGACGCAGCGAATCGTAAAAGCATACTGCCAGACGGGCCAGGATGCCCGCTACCGTGCTGCCAACAAACAACTGAAAAACGCACTCATACTGTTTGAGCAGCAGCTCGGACTGCTGAATGTATTTACCGACGATCCGGAGACTAAGCGCGCCCTGAAGTTGGTCGAAAAGCTCTGGGGGCCGGTTAAATTAATCGCGGTTGACGAGATCGAACGGGATAAAGCTTCCAGATTGCGGAACAATGCAGAGAAACTGCTGGTTGCGTCTCACCATGCTTGAAGATCAGTCAGGCGCTAACCAGGGGCACCTAGTCAACATTGCCGGTCGGCAGCGCATGCTCTCTCAACGCCTGGGCAATCTCTACATGCTGCTGAGTTGGGGATTCGACAACCCGGAACTCCGGGCCGACTATAACAAGGCAAAGAGAGAATTTGACGAAGCACTGCTGGAACTGATATCGGCGCAGGAAAACACCCCACAGATCAGCAGCGAGCTAAAAAAGGTTTCCCAGAACTGGGATATGTTCAAGCTCAGTGACCGGATGGGAGATAATGAATATGTGCCCGGACTGGTTGCCAGAATGCTGGACAAAATCCTGATTCAGATGAACGATATCATCGGCTACTATGCCGCACTACCGTAAAACAGAGGTTTCCAAGTAATATCACCAGCAAACTGCTGGCGACAGCATAACGAAAATCCACCCTGAAAATACGTACGCCTTGCCGTACGTATTTACTCAGGAGGAATTCACCGTGACTATTCTCAATGCCACCTGCCTTTAACTGCCTCTTCCGCACTCCCAATTGAATCAGCGAAACAACTGATAATTGAGTAACAAATGAGGTAGTATACCAATATGAACAGTATTTTAATTCTTAAACATTTCGTCACCTAATCCATGAACTATCAGACAATTAGCCTACGTATTAGTACTTAGTGCCTGTTCACCTGAGGTGAGAAGTAAAACAAGCGTGTCTTTGATCTCGTGATGCGTTTTGGGACGCCCAGTCCCCAGAACGCACTTGATCTTCGACA
Proteins encoded in this region:
- a CDS encoding type IV pili methyl-accepting chemotaxis transducer N-terminal domain-containing protein, translating into MQRNCWLRLTMLEDQSGANQGHLVNIAGRQRMLSQRLGNLYMLLSWGFDNPELRADYNKAKREFDEALLELISAQENTPQISSELKKVSQNWDMFKLSDRMGDNEYVPGLVARMLDKILIQMNDIIGYYAALP